The Thalassophryne amazonica chromosome 8, fThaAma1.1, whole genome shotgun sequence genome includes a window with the following:
- the sqor gene encoding sulfide:quinone oxidoreductase, mitochondrial isoform X2, producing MFKHRMAALHRLKQFHSTGVTFCRLHISSRASAKEHYKMLVLGGGSGGISMSARMKRKLGAENVAVVEPSEMHYYQPLWTLVGAGAKPLASSGRRTVSVMPSGVKWVKSRVQEINPDTNTVRTDNGTEISYEYLIVALGLQLHYEKIKGLPEGFEHPKIGSNYSIQTVEKTWKALQNFKEGNAVFSFPNTPVKCAGAPQKIMYLTDAYLRKTGKRSHASIVYNTSLPVLFGVKKYADSLWDIVKRRDLQVNLRHNLIEVRPDQQEAVFENLDNPSETKVLEYEMLHVTPPMGPSDVIKGSPLADEAGWLDVNKDTLQHQKYPNVFGIGDCTNLPTSKTAAAVAAQSNQSFTEQLH from the exons TGTTTAAACACAGAATGGCTGCACTGCATCGTTTGAAGCAGTTCCACTCCACGGGTGTCACGTTCTGTCGTCTTCACATAAGCAGCCGTGCATCTGCCAAAGAGCATTATAAAATGTTGGTACTCGGAGGAGGGAGTGGGGGAATATCGATGAGTGCACGGATGAAGAGGAAGCTGGGAGCTGAGAATGTGGCTGTTGTGGAGCCCAGTGAG ATGCACTACTATCAGCCTCTGTGGACACTGGTTGGTGCTGGTGCAAAACCACTGGCCTCGTCTGGTCGGCGCACTGTGAGCGTTATGCCATCTGGAGTGAAGTGGGTGAAATCTAGAGTTCAGGAAATAAACCCAGATACAAATACTGTCCGTACAGATAATGGGACTGAA ATCTCTTATGAGTATTTGATTGTAGCTCTTGGTTTGCAACTCCATTATGAGAAG ATCAAAGGACTACCAGAGGGGTTTGAGCATCCAAAGATTGGCTCAAACTACTCAATCCAAACAGTGGAGAAAACATGGAAAGCCCTGCAGAACTTCAAAGAGGGCAACGCTGTATTCTCTTTTCCAAACACTCCTGTGAAATGTGCCGGAGCGCCACAGAAGATCATGTATCTAACGGATGCTTATCTTAGAAAG ACAGGAAAAAGGTCACATGCCAGTATTGTGTACAACACGTCGTTGCCAGTGCTGTTTGGGGTCAAGAAATATGCTGACTCATTGTGGGACATAGTGAAGCGCCGTGACCTACAAGTAAACCTGAGGCACAATCTGATTGAAGTACGGCCAGATCAGCAAGAAGCAGTCTTTGAAAATCTTGACAATCCAAGCGAAACCAAAGTGTTGGAG TATGAAATGCTTCACGTAACGCCTCCTATGGGCCCCAGTGATGTGATTAAAGGCAGTCCATTGGCTGATGAGGCTGGGTGGTTAGACGTCAACAAAGACACGCTCCAACATCAAAAGTATCCAAATGTGTTTGGGATTGGAGACTGTACGAACCTGCCAACATCTAAAACTGCTGCTGCTGTGG CTGCACAGTCCAACCAGTCTTTCACAGAACAGCTTCACTGA